ACAGCGGTCTAACCgctaaaactttttaaaatgtctgtCATTTTCTGTATGTTGTCAAGTAGCAGTAGAAGTGCAACACCAATTTTTTAAGTAACAGTATTTTGctaaaatgcaaatgaacaTTATTGTTCTCTAAAACTGGTGAATGTTCCCAAGAAACAGTACTGACaatgaaaaaaagtgtttatgAACAACTTAACTATACCTGAACGTAAAGCATTCAAACTAAGTTAAGCAATAAGGGCCTCCCGCTTCCTCCTCTTTATTCAAGGAGTTTGTTTCTGAGCACTTGAACTTTGTTTGATAGCTTCTTAGCATCAAGTCCCATCAGTACTTTCTGAAAAAACTCAAAAGTGTACCTGAGGTTGGATGGGTAGCTCATGTTTAAAGTGTAGATCAGGCcgaacaacaacacaacagcagtggcaacatcaggaagatctCTGAGCACAGCGACACCCTCAATTATGATACCAATGTCTTCTGCCGGGTCAAGGTCACGCTCTCCTTCTGGTTTGATGACGTAGATGCCAATGAGCGTCTTCTCCATTTCACTTTCGGCCTCATGGAAGTCCACatcctaaaaaaataaataaataaacataataataCAAGTTGCAGGGTTTCTTATCAATCAAAGGGATATTCCACCCAAAGTGGAAATTTGTCTATTACCATATTGCCAAGAGTTAGATAAGTGAGAAAAAAGCATTTTGTAACCAGCACAGTACATTTCTGATCTTATACCCATTGTTCCTGGTGAGCTCAATAATCATGTCGACTgcaaatgaaaagtaaaaagtaacaTGACGGATTTGCAGGAGGAGGCGATTTAGACTTGGGCCTACATTACGGTTACGCCAAAGCACCCTGTAACCCGCCATGGCATAGCACTTGGATACAACAACAGTGGTTGAAAAAGCCTCTGGTTTccataaataaacacatattcGAATATCCATGCATCATGCAGCGGCGGCTTACAGTGTTGTATGTGGTAACCATAATGTATTCCCAAGTCTAAATCTACTCCTCCAAATCCTTCAAGTTACTTATTACTTTTCATTTAAAGTCGACATGATTATTGAGCTCACCAGGAATAATTCGTACCATTAAAGAGTCATTTGCAACCAAAATGCTTATAGTTCCCATTCACTCCATTTTTTAAATGCTAGGCAAAAGCAAATAGACTGCTGCCGGATCAGGAGAATTATTGCACTGGttacaaaattattttttctcaCTTATCTTACTCTGGGTAATATGGTAATAGACCAATTTTCACTTTGGGGTGGAATATCCCTTTAAGCTGCAAAACAGTAGACAGCTCAGAGCGAGATGAGAGGTGTTGGTCCATCATCTAGATTACACGGCAGAACAACAAAGCAGAAAGACAGTACACTCAGCCCACATTACACCCCAACTGTAATGGCAAGGGTCACTCCCGCATAAGCTTGTGCTTTTATATCTCCAATAATGTTctaattttaactttttgttATAATctagtgaatgtgtgtgaggaAAAATTACCGTCAGTTAAATTTTTATTACTGGAAATTGTTTCTATTTGATTACTTGCCTGATATTCTTTGATCAAGCTGTTCGGATCTTCATTGAGGTAGACTGCAAGTCCTTTCAGCGTACACACCCTTCTCATTGCAACTGTGTCGTTctgtaaaacataaaagcaaatTTGACTTAGCTAAactttaaagacattttcagttaacttcagcaaaataaatgtatataatGCTTTGAGAAAAAAAGTCCATGACACACtacagaagaagaacaaaatttaaaataaaaaaaaaattaaggaaaGAAGGAACATTATCATTTGAAAAAATGTGACGAGCAAAAAAGGTAACCACAGGATcccaaaaaaaacagaaacccgaccaaaaacagcagcatgaaGAATCCAGTGAGGAAGAGGATGAACAAGAGGTCACACCAAAGCCAGCCTGaacagaggattttttttttttaaagtaaaccaCTGAGTCCACTGATCTAAGGCTTAGGAGGAGAGTTCCAGAGTTTGGGGGCCACAGCAGCAATGATCTGTCACTTTTGGTCTTTAGACTGTTGTGCACTACCAGGCTTTGATCACtggacctcagggacctgctggggGTGTTGGGACTGAGAAGATCTCCATTGTATGATGGTGCTTGTCCATGTAAGGCCCTAAGGACCAGAACCAGGATCTTGAAATGAACCTTGAAGTTAACCAGCAGCCAGTGACGCTGGAAGAGAAGCGGGGTGACGTGGGTGTGTTTGGAGGACTTGAACAGGAGGTTTTGCAAggacaaatgaaaaaacagttGTAGTACTAAGCCAGGGTTTCCCATAACCCTGGTCCTCAGGGCCCACTGTTCTGCATGTTTTCCATGTCTCTGCTTGAGTTTGGGTCACTGAACTCGTGTGTTGCACAGTGTGTCACGTCTCTAGAGTCCTAAGAGTGTGGCATGGGCAGCCGTGTGCGACGGCCGAAAAAACGCACGGTGTGATCCCGGCACAAAACAACCAACAGCAGAGGACATCCAGGACCACAATCTGAATATTACAGACAACACCAACAAGTACCAGATTCAAAACTGTTTGTAAGGTAAAGCATGTTGGTGCAATAGCTTTACTTTTGAGCTGATTTTATAAGACAGACCATCGCATCATTACAGAGTGATAAATCCGAATCTGTAAGCCGCGTAAATGCGGCAAGGTGAAAAGTGATAAAACTCGATTCTGAGACGTTTTGCCTCGTAGTAATATTGCCGCTTGAGTCCCTCACCTTTGTTCGCTGAACGCACATCAAGCGTTCTTGTTACAGAGGGAAGTCCCCCGTAGTGGAGCCAGAGCAGCACGCTGCCTCGGTTGACAGCAGAAGTAAATAACACAGGCAGACCATGGGCTGCTCAGCTTGTTTATGATCAACTGGACGGACGCAGTGATACTACGTTCTTTTGGCCGTTAAGAAGACAGATCGCTCGTCTGTTTAGGGacagtgagagacagccagCGGTTCAATTGAGTGGTAAAAACACTCGCAGAGCGGAGCGTGGAGCGGGAGAGACAACAGGTGAGCTCCAAGCTAAAACTACTGTCTGTTTACCATGGTCGCTGCAATTGACGCTGAATGCGTGACCCTGTACGTCACATGCGGGGGGGGGCGCTCAGAGACCTCCCTTTATCCCGTCTTGGTTTGAAAGGTGCCTGACGGCAGTTTATTCTAGCTTCAGCTTTTCTACTGTAAATGCCAAAATTCTCCCCAGGGAGCCGCGGCAAATCCCGTTTTGGAAACGCTACGGTCCtgtaaaaacagcttttttttatgAAGTATCCAAATCAACTTAAAACTTTATTACTGTGACAACACTATCATGAAAAGGACAAAGAATAAACAATCCCATAATACCAACATTAAactttaccttacaatagaaGGAGACAACAAAATCATATGTATTAAAAGAGGGAATGAAGCATTCAAAAAAATTAATTCCAAACCTCATCAATTGCAGCCATGATTTCTGTGATCTTGCGTCCAGATGTTCCTCCCTTGTTTCTGAAGACTTTGGTCAGTTTGGTTGTGTTGTTGTCCAGCTGTGCCATAAATGTGGATGTTAGCGGGACCGTAGTGATGCGCTGGAATTCAGCATTTAtctgtaaaataaacaaatgtttaGCATGATGGGTTTAAAATATTGCATGTGGAGTGCATTTGCAGATCAACTGATTCAGTTACCTCACGTGGAGAAAAAAGAGCTGGCCATCGGCTTTTAAAGTCAGCTACGAAGGGCATGTCCTGAAGAATTTCTTGCCTCCGGTGAGGAAAGGTTTGGGCCATTTTTGCTTTGATGGTTTCATCGTTGTTCTTCTTCTTGAACTCTGAAAGCAGCACCAACCTTTCTTCTTCCTGACTCTCTCGGGTTTCTCCAGCTGGATAATCAGGGCAGAAATTCACCTCCGCTCTCCTGGGTTTCTTGACTTGGTTGGGATGCACATTACTGTTCCCTCTTCTTTTGAGAGAATTGATGACCAACTCACTACACCCTAAGTTCTTCAGTTTTCCACGatagtttgacattttataCTTCAAACTGATCTTCCATGCAGAAAATCCAGTTTCTGAACCCTTCTCTTTCAAGCATGGATGCTTTACAACCAAAGCTTGGCAAACATCACTAAGATTGCTGTCTGAAGGGTAAGCTTTGTACTTCATAATTTCTGAAGACAAGCTCTCTAAAATGTCAGACTTGAGCTTTGGTTTTAGGGTTAAAAGTGTTCCATTGGCTTGGAATTCCTGGTTGCCTTTTGTCAATTGCAGCTCTACATCGAAGCTAAACTCAGGTATGCGAAAGTCCAGTGGCCAGGCTTCTGATCGCAGCGTGGAGTTTGCTGAGCTCGAGGAGCTTGATGACCTGGATTCTGGCGATGACAGTATATCTGTGTCATAATCAGGGTTGTGGCCAGAGCAGGGGCTACCCAAGTTAAATGAGGACACACTGCTTTCATTACTACCAGTGGATGTTTCTGGTACAcctgttttaataataaaaatagttgTATCGTGATCAATATTTGCACTTATGTCCTCTTCTACAATAGTGTCTGTACTgtcatcagctgatgtttggcCTACAATAGTGTTAGCAATACCGATTTTAAAGTCTTTTAAGGTATAAGGATTGTGTTTCCTATTTCGATGAGACTTGAAAGTACCATAGATATTTGTTTTGAAAGAACAACCCTCAAACATGCAATGCACAGTCTCGTTACATTTTAGATGGTTGTTAATGTGAGAAAAATACTCCTGCTCTGAAGCTATGTTGCAGCAGGAACACAAATGGCAGTTAAATGTTGCCAAACTCACAGACTT
This sequence is a window from Oreochromis niloticus isolate F11D_XX linkage group LG6, O_niloticus_UMD_NMBU, whole genome shotgun sequence. Protein-coding genes within it:
- the LOC109202598 gene encoding uncharacterized protein LOC109202598 — encoded protein: MKYKAYPSDSNLSDVCQALVVKHPCLKEKGSETGFSAWKISLKYKMSNYRGKLKNLGCSELVINSLKRRGNSNVHPNQVKKPRRAEVNFCPDYPAGETRESQEEERLVLLSEFKKKNNDETIKAKMAQTFPHRRQEILQDMPFVADFKSRWPALFSPREINAEFQRITTVPLTSTFMAQLDNNTTKLTKVFRNKGGTSGRKITEIMAAIDENDTVAMRRVCTLKGLAVYLNEDPNSLIKEYQDVDFHEAESEMEKTLIGIYVIKPEGERDLDPAEDIGIIIEGVAVLRDLPDVATAVVLLFGLIYTLNMSYPSNLRYTFEFFQKVLMGLDAKKLSNKVQVLRNKLLE